CAGAGCTGGGTTATTGGTTTATTCCGAAAAAAGAAAAGTAACCGCTATCATTCTCTCTTCATCAATGTAAAACTCCATTATCAAAGTGGCGTTTTCTAAAGATCCTCATCACATGTTCTTTTCAAACCACTAAAAGTAATCCATAACTGTATTGTAAGCAAACTAACCTCTCCACCATCATCCTTCTTGATCGTAAAATTTTAAGGTAAGGAACTATGTCATCTTATGACTACCGACTAGGTTAGAAAAGGGTTCGGCAGTTTTTACCGAACCCTTTCTTATTTCTTAGGATCATTCATCCTGACATAGCACTTCTAGATCATGTAACACCTGTTTCGCTTCTTCCCAACTATATACAGAAGCTCCAGATGCGAGTGGATGTCCGCCACCATTATATTTTTTAGCTAATTCATTTATCACAAGTTTTTTTGCTCTAAGTCTAACACGAATCTGATTTTCTTCTTCCACAAAGAACACCCATGCTTTCACACCTTCAATATTACCTAAAATTCCAACAAGCTGCGAAGCCTCTGAAGGGGTCACATCAAATTCCTTTAATATATCTTTCGTTATACTCATTGATGCAGAACCTGATGATGTTAACGTAAAGTTTTGAAGAACATATCCACTAAGTTTAGCGACGTTTCTCTTTGTTTTGTAAAGTTCGTCGTAAATTGGTGTAGGATTAATTCCTTTTGAGATTAATGCACTTGCATACTGAAAAGTTTTCTCCGTTGTACTAGGGAATAGGAACCTTCCTGTATCACCCACAATCCCAGTATAAAGAAGTTCTGCCGCTTTTCCAGATAATTTAAAGCCCTGATCTTTACCTTCTAAGTACAGTTCATAAATCATTTCACTTGTAGCACTTGCTTCAGTTTCCACCCACAAAAGATCTCCATATTGATCATCATTTGGATGGTGGTCGATTTTAATCAATTTTTTACCTGTTTTATAACGTTGATCACTGATGCGGCTTGGTTCGCTGTATCACATACAATAACAAGTGCTTCTTTGTATATCTCGTCTGAAATATGATCCATTTTATAAAGAAACTCGAGCGATGGCTCAGATTCTCCTACAACATAGATTTTCTTATTTGGGTATGTAGCTTTTATCATTTCAGCCAAACCGCATTGAGAGCCATAGGCATCTGGATCTGGACGAACATGGCGATGAATGATAATTGTGTCATTTTGGCTAATTTCATCTAGTATTTGTTGTTTCATTTTGGTCTCCTTTTCTCTCTATATAGTTTATTAAATCATAAATACAAATTTTAAAAAAGAATGAATCTTCAGGATTTTCATTTCATCGTATTTAGTTAAAGACATGTTAAACTAAACATGCTATCTTTTATTATAGGTTGTTTAAGAAGATATTTCTTCTTTTTTACCTTACTAGATGCAAGAGTAGAAAAAATACTCATCTCAGTAATGGAGGTTTTTATATGCCAGTTTTAGTTGTACTTATTATTTTTTCACTAGCTTTCTATTTGTACTATAGGGTCAAATCATACAGATCAAATAAGCAAGCGGAGAAAAGTTGGATATCTGCGAAAGCTAGCATTGCATTAGGTCTGTTTGTTGCATTTTTTGGGCTTAATCAATTATTTATGTTTCGCTCAACCTTATCATTTGTTGTGGGAATTATTTTTCTGTTAATCGGTTTTGGCAGTGCTTGGGTAGGTTACCGAGCTTACAAGCATTATCTTCCATATGTTCTAAAAGAAATAAAAGAACAACAGTAAAGAATTCTTCGAAAAAATAGGGTTAACTGTTTTATAAAACAGTTAACCCTATTTTTGTATCCTGTATTATCTCTCAATCAATTGAACCATCATCATTGCTTTTCCTACGACAACACCGTCGCTATATGCTTCTATATCAATTTTTCCAAACTTACGACCAACCTCTAATATTTTCGGGTGAATTTCAAGCACTGATTCCATTTGAACAGGTTTAATAAAGTATATTGTGATATTTTCAACAACAATGTCACCTTTTTTCTGTGCTCTTAGATAACGATTAACGGACTCTGTAACAAGTGTCGTAAAAACTCCATAGGAAATGGTGCCAAGGTGATTTGTCATTTGCGGAGTTACTTCACATCGAAAAATACTACTGCGTTTTGATTCATCATCAATCGTTATAAATTGATTTGTCACAATGTCATCAAGTTTTTCACCAATTTGTGGTTGACGTTGGATCATTTGAAGAGCCTTAAGAACATCTTGACGACTAATAATACCCTGCAATCTATTCTGCTGGTCTACTACCGGCAAAATTTCGATCCCTTCCCAAACCATCATTTGTGCTGCTGATGCGACAGAAGTTTTACCAATTACCGTAATCGGACTTTTAGTCATTATTTTTTCGATTAGGGTTGAATGGTCGTTCCCCATAATATCTTTAGAGGTAACAATTCCTTGCACTTTTAAGTTCTGATCTATCACTGGAAACCGACCATGTCCAGTTTCATAGTTATGTTGATACCAAGTTGCCACCGTATCAGACGTTGATAAACAGATTGTTTTATCAATCGGTGTAAGAATATCCTCCACCTGTACGATTTCTTTCTTAATTAACTGATCATAAATTGCTCGATTGATCATTGCACCAACCGTAAAGGTATCATAGCTCGTTGAAATAATTGGCAGCTCTAGCTCATCAGCTAATTTTTTCACGCTATCTTCTGTATCAAAACCACCTGTTATCAATACTGCTGCACCAGCTTCAAGCGCATATTGATGGGCAGTTGTACGATTCCCGACTATAAGTAAATTCCCTGCACCTGTATATCGCATCATGGCATCAAGTTTCATCGCACCAATGACAAATTTATTTAATGTTTTATGTAAACCTGCCCGTCCACCTAAAACTTGCCCTTCAACAATATTAACAACCTCAGCATATGTTAATTTCTCAAAATTCTCTTTTTTCTTTGTTTCAATTCTAATCGTTCCAACACGTTCTATCGTACTAACATATCCTTTGTTCTCTGCTTCTTTAATTGCACGATATGCTGTTCCTTCGCTAACATTTATATCCTTCGCAATTTGTCTAACGGAAATTTTTTCACCAACTGGCAGTGAAGTTATATACTGCAAAATTTGCTCGTGCTTTGTAGCCAAGCTGCATCACCCTTTTTATATTAGTGCATTTATCTAATAAGACCGCACAAATACGGTTTAAAAAACAAACTAATCCACTTTTATTATAAGGGTGAAGAAGGCTTATATCAACGCAGTGTTTGTCTTTGTCTCTTTTTCTGAATTTGCTTATATGATTTTAACTGCTTTGCTTGAACCTGTTGCTTTGGTCGGTACAAATAATGAGCAAAGTTTCCACCAATAACAAAAATCGCTAAGCACAACCAGCTCATAGCAAACACAGTTTGCATTTGATCGCCCGAAAGTGAGATATGTTGAAGTCCAAAATAGAGCATCATTAATGCAATTAATGCGTACATTAGGTTTTTCATCTTGATTCATCCTTTCTATAAAAGCTTTGT
This Metabacillus endolithicus DNA region includes the following protein-coding sequences:
- a CDS encoding DHH family phosphoesterase; translated protein: MIYELYLEGKDQGFKLSGKAAELLYTGIVGDTGRFLFPSTTEKTFQYASALISKGINPTPIYDELYKTKRNVAKLSGYVLQNFTLTSSGSASMSITKDILKEFDVTPSEASQLVGILGNIEGVKAWVFFVEEENQIRVRLRAKKLVINELAKKYNGGGHPLASGASVYSWEEAKQVLHDLEVLCQDE
- a CDS encoding CBS domain-containing protein is translated as MATKHEQILQYITSLPVGEKISVRQIAKDINVSEGTAYRAIKEAENKGYVSTIERVGTIRIETKKKENFEKLTYAEVVNIVEGQVLGGRAGLHKTLNKFVIGAMKLDAMMRYTGAGNLLIVGNRTTAHQYALEAGAAVLITGGFDTEDSVKKLADELELPIISTSYDTFTVGAMINRAIYDQLIKKEIVQVEDILTPIDKTICLSTSDTVATWYQHNYETGHGRFPVIDQNLKVQGIVTSKDIMGNDHSTLIEKIMTKSPITVIGKTSVASAAQMMVWEGIEILPVVDQQNRLQGIISRQDVLKALQMIQRQPQIGEKLDDIVTNQFITIDDESKRSSIFRCEVTPQMTNHLGTISYGVFTTLVTESVNRYLRAQKKGDIVVENITIYFIKPVQMESVLEIHPKILEVGRKFGKIDIEAYSDGVVVGKAMMMVQLIER
- a CDS encoding YtpI family protein → MPVLVVLIIFSLAFYLYYRVKSYRSNKQAEKSWISAKASIALGLFVAFFGLNQLFMFRSTLSFVVGIIFLLIGFGSAWVGYRAYKHYLPYVLKEIKEQQ